In one Mucilaginibacter sp. PAMB04168 genomic region, the following are encoded:
- a CDS encoding RNA polymerase sigma factor has translation MTTFEEIYDCYAPQIFRVCLGYTNDADRAKDLVQETFISVWKNLHSFRNQSQISTWIFRIATNHCLRALEVAKRMPAAELPFDLAETKEESPEEKLNFLYRCIAELDETERIIISLELEGLPQAQIAEVVGLSNGNVRVKVHRIKEKLAQKFKANGQFR, from the coding sequence ATGACCACGTTTGAGGAAATATATGATTGTTATGCCCCGCAAATTTTTCGGGTTTGTTTGGGGTATACCAATGATGCAGATCGGGCTAAAGATCTGGTGCAGGAAACTTTTATATCGGTTTGGAAAAATCTGCACAGCTTTCGTAATCAGTCGCAGATAAGTACCTGGATATTCCGGATAGCTACTAATCATTGTTTGCGTGCCTTGGAAGTTGCCAAACGCATGCCTGCCGCAGAACTGCCATTTGATTTAGCCGAAACTAAGGAAGAGTCTCCGGAAGAAAAACTGAACTTTTTATACCGGTGCATTGCCGAATTGGACGAAACAGAGCGCATCATTATCTCGCTGGAGCTGGAGGGGTTGCCACAGGCCCAAATTGCAGAAGTGGTAGGGTTAAGTAATGGTAACGTAAGGGTGAAGGTTCATCGGATAAAAGAAAAGCTGGCTCAAAAATTTAAAGCAAATGGACAATTTAGATGA
- a CDS encoding Crp/Fnr family transcriptional regulator translates to MTAEILRQQIEKIVKLTDDEFHFVLSHFSAKSFKKHQYVVQAGYAAPNDHFVVKGLLRSFYLDESGKTHILQFAMEDWWISDPQAYHNSEAATLNIDCLEDTQVYVISLENREKLCADSRKMEYFFRKKTQAGYIALQKRIQSLMSQSAKERYDQFVHLYPQLSQRLPKVQIASYLGISRETLSRMADS, encoded by the coding sequence TTGACAGCAGAAATTCTAAGACAGCAGATAGAAAAGATTGTAAAACTCACAGACGATGAGTTTCACTTTGTGCTATCTCATTTTTCAGCTAAAAGCTTTAAAAAGCATCAGTATGTTGTACAGGCAGGGTATGCTGCGCCGAATGACCATTTTGTTGTAAAAGGACTTTTAAGGTCTTTTTACCTTGATGAATCGGGCAAAACGCACATTTTGCAATTTGCTATGGAAGACTGGTGGATCTCCGATCCGCAGGCTTATCATAACAGCGAGGCCGCTACTTTAAACATCGACTGCCTGGAGGACACCCAGGTTTATGTCATCTCTTTAGAGAACCGGGAGAAACTTTGTGCAGATTCCAGAAAGATGGAGTATTTCTTTAGGAAGAAAACCCAGGCTGGCTATATAGCTTTACAAAAACGTATCCAATCGTTAATGAGCCAGAGCGCCAAAGAACGGTACGATCAGTTCGTTCATTTGTACCCGCAGCTATCGCAGCGGCTACCTAAAGTTCAAATTGCTTCATATTTGGGTATTTCGCGTGAAACACTGAGCCGTATGGCCGATAGTTGA
- a CDS encoding AraC family transcriptional regulator translates to MINPTEIIPGVLFYSYYASVRKDKVAFLEHTTLVLQVSGRFTMETATERFSMEQGEMLLIRRNQLGELTKTPLDGQDYQTIVICLKEDLLRQIALEGQIQAGKKYVGPPTILIPGNDFLHAFFQSVMPYVRHSEDKVTNAVGMLKVKEVVLLLLHIMPELKDFLFDFSEPYKIDLEKFMLSNFHFNIPVEKFAQLTGRSLAGFKRDFQKTFGMSPRHWLQEKRLTEARHLIEKKNMRPSAFYLDLGFESISHFSHSFKKRFGKAPTEHI, encoded by the coding sequence ATGATAAATCCGACCGAAATAATTCCGGGAGTGCTCTTTTATTCGTACTACGCTTCGGTACGAAAAGATAAGGTTGCTTTTTTAGAACACACCACTCTGGTATTGCAGGTTTCGGGCCGGTTTACAATGGAAACCGCTACCGAACGTTTTTCTATGGAGCAGGGTGAGATGCTACTGATACGAAGAAACCAACTGGGCGAACTGACCAAAACGCCGTTAGATGGCCAGGATTACCAAACTATAGTCATATGCCTGAAAGAAGATTTGCTTAGGCAAATTGCGTTGGAAGGGCAAATACAAGCTGGAAAAAAATATGTTGGCCCGCCAACTATTCTAATTCCGGGAAACGATTTTTTACATGCGTTTTTCCAATCGGTAATGCCATACGTGCGTCATTCTGAAGATAAGGTAACCAACGCTGTGGGTATGTTGAAGGTGAAAGAAGTTGTACTATTGCTTTTGCATATTATGCCCGAACTGAAGGACTTTCTATTCGATTTTTCAGAGCCGTATAAAATAGACCTCGAAAAATTTATGCTTAGCAATTTTCACTTTAACATTCCTGTTGAAAAATTTGCGCAACTCACCGGAAGAAGCCTTGCCGGATTTAAGCGCGATTTTCAAAAGACTTTTGGCATGTCGCCCCGGCACTGGCTACAGGAAAAACGACTAACTGAGGCCCGCCACCTTATTGAAAAAAAGAACATGAGGCCATCTGCATTCTACCTCGACCTCGGATTTGAAAGTATTTCTCACTTTTCGCACTCCTTTAAAAAGAGGTTTGGCAAAGCACCTACTGAGCACATTTGA
- a CDS encoding aldo/keto reductase, translating to MTNITKINLGQNGPLVSKLGLGCMRMSPVFGSPVRDETESIATIQAALDSGINFLNTGDFYGAGHNELLVGKAIKGRRDDAFISVKFGAIFYNSQMLGLDLRPVAIKNFINYSLVRLGIDTIDLYQPCRIDNSVPMEDVIGTVADLIKEGKVRYLGVSEITADQLRKANEIHPVTALEIGYSLADRQIENDLLPAAKELGIGVVAFANTAEGLLSGDMKAPLEPDAYQNHFTRFQGENLVKNLEKVEVLKQIARDKGITPTQLAIAWVNAQGNHIMPLVSMSRRSRLPENMQAMEIVFTPEEINALNTNFAPGAILGGTYLQR from the coding sequence ATGACAAACATCACAAAAATAAACCTTGGCCAAAATGGTCCGCTTGTATCTAAACTTGGCTTAGGCTGTATGCGCATGTCGCCGGTTTTTGGAAGCCCGGTGAGAGACGAAACAGAAAGCATTGCAACCATACAGGCGGCGCTCGACAGTGGAATCAACTTTTTAAATACCGGAGATTTTTACGGTGCCGGACATAACGAACTGCTGGTTGGCAAAGCCATTAAAGGCCGGAGAGACGATGCCTTCATCAGTGTAAAGTTCGGTGCTATTTTTTATAATAGCCAAATGCTGGGGTTAGACCTGCGCCCGGTTGCCATTAAAAACTTCATCAACTACTCATTAGTGCGTTTAGGCATTGATACTATTGACCTTTACCAGCCGTGCCGGATAGACAACAGTGTACCTATGGAAGATGTTATTGGAACAGTGGCCGACCTGATTAAGGAAGGCAAGGTGCGTTACCTGGGCGTTTCTGAAATAACAGCCGACCAGCTGCGAAAGGCCAATGAAATACACCCGGTAACTGCATTAGAAATAGGTTATTCGCTGGCTGATCGGCAGATAGAAAACGACTTGCTGCCTGCCGCTAAAGAATTGGGTATAGGTGTTGTGGCCTTTGCTAACACCGCCGAAGGCTTGCTCAGCGGTGATATGAAAGCCCCTCTTGAACCAGATGCTTATCAAAATCATTTCACCCGTTTTCAGGGCGAGAACCTGGTTAAAAATCTTGAAAAAGTAGAAGTGTTAAAGCAAATAGCCAGAGATAAAGGAATTACACCAACGCAGCTGGCCATAGCCTGGGTAAATGCGCAAGGTAATCACATTATGCCATTGGTGAGTATGAGTCGCAGATCGCGTCTGCCCGAAAATATGCAGGCTATGGAAATTGTTTTTACTCCCGAAGAGATTAATGCCCTTAACACAAACTTTGCGCCAGGCGCTATTCTTGGCGGTACATACCTGCAGCGATAA
- a CDS encoding winged helix-turn-helix transcriptional regulator, whose product MSKIKETSTNFANKQALANECSEVHAANIIGGRWALVICSWLINGKLRFGELKRFLPNITERMLTLQLRKLEKDKIVKRTVYAEVPPRVEYELTPIGYELKPVIQELEKWGVKHKELG is encoded by the coding sequence ATGTCCAAGATCAAAGAAACATCAACCAATTTTGCCAACAAACAAGCCTTAGCCAATGAGTGTTCCGAAGTGCATGCTGCTAACATTATAGGCGGGCGATGGGCTTTGGTTATCTGTTCCTGGTTAATAAATGGAAAACTTAGGTTTGGCGAATTGAAAAGGTTTTTGCCAAACATAACCGAACGGATGTTGACGTTGCAATTGCGGAAATTGGAGAAAGATAAAATTGTAAAAAGAACAGTTTATGCTGAAGTGCCGCCGCGGGTAGAATACGAACTTACTCCAATAGGTTATGAACTGAAACCTGTTATTCAGGAACTTGAAAAGTGGGGTGTGAAACATAAAGAGTTGGGGTAA
- a CDS encoding NAD(P)H-dependent oxidoreductase, with amino-acid sequence MKTLIIVIHPDIKSSAVNKRWVEELQKFPDKYVIHQLYELYPDEKINVPAEQKLIEQYDKIVFQFPLYWFNCPALFKKWLDEVLTHGWAYGSKSGYKVSGKKIALAVSAGVDEREYLPGERYKYTLAELTRPFELSFEYVKANYKPLFAYYGIEYNSSAEWIEKSVPLYLDYLNSL; translated from the coding sequence ATGAAAACATTGATAATTGTTATCCACCCCGACATTAAAAGCTCAGCTGTTAACAAGAGATGGGTTGAAGAACTACAAAAATTCCCCGACAAATACGTTATTCATCAATTGTATGAATTATACCCGGATGAGAAAATTAACGTGCCGGCAGAACAAAAGCTGATAGAGCAATACGATAAAATTGTTTTTCAGTTTCCTTTGTACTGGTTCAATTGCCCTGCGCTTTTTAAGAAATGGTTAGACGAGGTTTTAACGCATGGTTGGGCTTATGGCAGTAAAAGCGGTTATAAAGTTTCGGGAAAGAAAATTGCGCTGGCTGTTTCTGCAGGAGTTGATGAACGTGAATATTTACCAGGCGAACGATACAAATATACCCTGGCAGAATTAACCCGACCATTCGAATTGTCTTTTGAGTACGTGAAAGCCAATTACAAGCCCCTGTTTGCTTACTACGGTATTGAATACAATTCTTCTGCTGAATGGATTGAAAAAAGTGTTCCCTTATATCTCGACTACTTAAATTCCTTGTGA
- a CDS encoding protease, translating into MIHKAIKWIIPVTLIFAGCYTQKSGNKENVNAGAGKLVTRLQIAARSASTESAFLLFTVVNNTDKAQRFCKWETPFEPRLGKYFEIVDNQGNEATFKGAMARRVMPPPPEAYMIVPAHGSVKTTINLANNYELKAKKYTVSYTGGGVSGLNAGNLVKLNLKRL; encoded by the coding sequence ATGATACATAAAGCTATTAAATGGATTATTCCGGTTACTTTGATCTTTGCCGGTTGCTATACCCAAAAGTCAGGAAATAAAGAAAACGTTAATGCGGGTGCCGGAAAGCTGGTAACGCGTTTGCAAATAGCAGCAAGATCTGCCAGTACAGAATCTGCTTTTTTATTGTTCACCGTAGTTAACAATACAGATAAAGCTCAGCGGTTTTGCAAATGGGAAACCCCGTTCGAACCCAGGTTGGGAAAATATTTCGAGATAGTGGATAACCAGGGAAATGAAGCTACATTTAAAGGTGCAATGGCCAGACGAGTAATGCCACCTCCGCCCGAAGCCTATATGATAGTTCCGGCACATGGAAGTGTCAAGACGACCATCAACCTGGCTAATAATTATGAATTAAAGGCTAAAAAATATACGGTGAGCTATACAGGTGGAGGCGTAAGTGGGCTGAATGCAGGAAATTTAGTAAAGCTAAATTTGAAGCGTCTTTAA